The genomic interval tgtacattacacacacggctctgctacctgtacattacacacacacagctctgctacctgtacattacacacacacacagctctgctacctgtacattacacacacacagctctgctacctgtacattacacacacacagaccgctacctgtacattacacacacacggctctgctacctgtatattacacacacacggctctgctacctgtacattacacacacgtctctgctacctgtacattacacacacacggctctgctacctgtacattacacacacacggctctgctacctgtacattacacacacacggctctgctacctgtacattacacacacacggctctgctacctgtacattacacacacacggctctgctacctgtacattacacacacacggctctgctacctgtacattacacacacacggctctgctacctgtacattacacacacggctctgctacctgtacattacacacacggctctgctacctgtacattacacacacacacagctctgctacctgtacattacacacacacacagctctgctacctgtacattacacacacggctctgctacctgtacattacacacacacggctctgctacctgtacattacacacacacggctctgctacctgtacattacacacacacacacacatggctctgctacctgtacattacacacacacggctctgctacctgtacattacacacacacagctctgctacctgtacattacacacacacacacagctctgctacctgtacattacacacacacggctctgctacctgtatattacacacacacacacggctctgctacctgtacattacacacacacggctctgctacctgtacattacacacacacggctctgctacctgtacattacacacacacacacacagctctgctacctgtacattacacacacacagaccgctacctgtacattacacacacacggctctgctacctgtacattacacacacacagaccgctacctgtacattacacacacacggctctgctacctgtatattacacacacacggctctgctacctgtacattacacacacgtctctgctacctgtacattacacacacggctctgctacctgtacattacacacacacactcgactctgctacctgtacattacacacacggctctgctacctgtacattacacacacggctctgctacctgtacattacacacacacacagctctgctacctgtacattacacacacggctctgctacctatacattacacacacacggctctgctacctgtacattacacacacacggctctgctacctgtacattacacacacacggctctgctacctgtacattacacacacacggctctgctacctgtacattacacacacacggctctgctacctgtacattacacacacacggctctgctacctgtacattacacacacacggctctgctacctgtacattacacacacacactcgactctgctacctgtacattacacacacaggtctgctacctgtacattacacacacatggccctgctacctgtacattacacacacatggctctgctacctgtacattacacacacacggctctgctacctgtacattacacacacacggctctgctacctgtacattacacacacacggctctgctacctgtacattacacacacacggctctgctacctgtacattacacacacacggctctgctacctgtacattacacacacacggctctgctacctgtacattacacacacacggctctgctacccgtacattacacacacacacacggctctgctacccgtacattacacacacacacacggctctgctacccgtacattacacacacacacacggctctgctacccgtacattacacacacacacacggctctgctacccgtacattacacacacacacacggctctgctacccgtacattacacacacacacggctctgctacctgtacattacacacacacggctctgctacctgtacattacacacacacggctctgctacctgtacattacacacacggctctgctacctgtacattacacacacggctctgctacctgtacattacacacacacggctctgctacctgtacattacacacacacggctctgctacctgtacattacacacacacggctctgctacctgtacattacacacacacggctctgctacctgtacattacacacacacggctctgctacctgtacattacacacacacggctctgctacctgtacattacacacacacggctctgctacctgtacattacacacacacggctctgctacctgtacattacacacacacggctctgctacctgtacattacacacacacggctctgctacctgtacattacacacacacggctctgctacctgtacattacacacacacggctctgctacctgtacattacacacacacggctctgctacctgtacattacacacacacggctctgctacctgtacattacacacacacggctctgctacctgtacattacacacacacggctctgctacctgtacattacacacacacggctctgctacctgtacattacacacacacggctctgctacctgtacattacacacacacggctctgctacctgtacattacacacacacggctctgctacctgtacattacacacacacggctctgctacctgtacattacacacacacggctctgctacctgtacattacacacacacacaacactgctacctgtacattacacacacaggtctgctacctgtacattacacacacggctctgctacctgtacattacacacacggctctgctacctgtacattacacacacacggctctgctacctgtacattacacacacacacaacactgctacctgtacattacacacacggctctgctacctgtacattacacacacacacacacacggctctgctacctgtacattacacacacggctctgctacctgtacattacacacacacggctctgctacctgtacattacacacacggctctgctacctgtacattacacacacacggctctgctacctgtacattacacacacacggctctgctacctgtacattacacacacacggctctgctacctgtacattacacacacacggctctgctacctgtacattacacacacacggctctgctacctgtacattacacacacacggctctgctacctgtacattacacacacacggctctgctacctgtacattacacacacacggctctgctacctgtacattacacacacggctctgctacctgtacattacacacacacggctctgctacctgtacattacacacacacacggctctgctacctgtacattacacacacacggctctgctacctgtacattacacacacggctctgctacctgtacattacacacacggctctgctacctgtacattacacacacacacagctctgctacctgtacattacacacacggctctgctacctgtacattacacacacacggctctgctacctgtacattacacacacacggctctgctacctgtacattacacacacacggctctgctacctgtacattacacacacacggctctgctacctgtacattacacacacggctctgctacctgtacattacacacacacggctctgctacctgtacattacacacacggctctgctacctgtacattacacacacacggctctgctacctgtacattacacacacggctctgctacctgtacattacacacacacacggctctgctacctgtacattacacacacacggctctgctacctgtacattacacacacacggctctgctacctgtacattgcacacacacacagatctgctacctgtacatttcacacacacacggatctgctacctgtacattacacacacacggctctgctacctgtacattacacacacacggctctgctacctgtacattacacacacacggctctgctacctgtacattacacacacacacggctctgctacctgtacattacacacacacacggctctgctacctgtacattacacacacacacggctctgctacctgtacattacacacacacacggctctgctacctgtacattacacacacacacggctctgctacctgtacattacacacacacacggctctgctacctgtacattacacacacacacggctctgctacctgtacattacacacacacacggctctgctacctgtacattacacacacacacggctctgctacctgtacattacacacacacggctctgctacctgtacattacacacacacacggctctgctacctgtaaattacacacggctctgctacctgtacattacacacacacacacggctctgctacctgtacattacacacacacacggctctgctacctgtacattacacacacacggctctgctacctgtacattacacacacacggctctgctacctgtacattacacacacacggctctgctacctgtacattacacacacacggctctgctacctgtacattacacacacacagaccgctacctgtacattacacacacacggctctgctacctgtacattacacacacacagaccgctacctgtacattacacacacacagctctgctacctgtacattacacacacacggctctgctacctgtacattacacacacacggctctgctacctgtacattacacacacacacacacagctctgctacctgtacattacacacacacggctctgctacctgtacattacacacacacggctctgctacctgtacattacacacacacacacagctctgctacctgtacattacacacacggctctgctacctgtacattacacacacggctctgctacctgtacattacacacacacacacacagctctgctacctgtacattacacacacacggctctgctacctgtacattacacacacacggctctgctacctgtacattacacacacacggctctgctacctgtacattacacacacacggctctgctacctgtacattacacacacacggctctgctacctgtacattacacacacggctctgctacctgtacattacacacacacggctctgctacctgtacattacacacacacggctctgctacctgtacattacacacacggctctgctacctgtacattacacacacacacacacacagctctgctacctgtacattacacacacgtctctgctacctgtacattacacacacacggctctgctacctgtacattacacacacacggctctgctacctgtacattacacacacacggctctgctacctgtacattacacacacacggctctgctacctgtacattacacacacacggctctgctacctgtacattacacacacacggctctgctacctgtacattacacacacacggctctgctacctgtacattacacacacacggctctgctacctgtacattacacacacacggctctgctacctgtacattacacacacacggctctgctacctgtacattacacacacacggctctgctacctgtacattacacacacacggctctgctacctgtacattacacacacacggctctgctacctgtacattacacacacacggctctgctacctgtacattacacacacacggctctgctacctgtacattacacacacacggctctgctacctgtacattacacacacacggctctgctacctgtacattacacacacacggctctgctacctgtacattacacacacacggctctgctacctgtacattacacacacacggctctgctacctgtacattacacacacacggctctgctacctgtacattacacacacacggctctgctacctgtacattacacacacacggctctgctacctgtacattacacacacacggctctgctacctgtacattacacacacacggctctgctacctgtacattacacacacacggctctgctacctgtacattacacacacacggctctgctacctgtacattacacacacacggctctgctacctgtacattacacacacacggctctgctacctgtacattacacacacacggctctgctacctgtacattacacacacacggctctgctacctgtacattacacacacacggctctgctacctgtacattacacacacacacggctctgctacctgtacattacacacacacggctctgctaccgcTGCAACACAGATGTAACACATGAACGAATCCAGGACAGCCCAGAGCTAGACTCCGCCCAGCGCTGGGTCACGTGACGTGGCAGCGCTTTACGGCTGCAGTAATAGAGGCAGCAGGAGCACTAGGAGGTAATCCCCGCCTTCTCATCTCCGTCACACACTGTCTGCTACGTCACGCAgcgcggccattttgttgtggttcTTGCCGCTGTTCTCTCTTCATGTCTCCAGGTAAATGATATCGGGGTGTCACAGGGTcagtaagggggaggggggcttctctAGGTGCAGGAGCGCGTCTTCagtggcagccattttcttggagTCCACAGCTGTTACTGTTCCTGTCAAAACTTCTGCTGACCCCTAAACGGCTTCCTGGGTACAGTAGTGCTTGTGTGgtggccgccatgttcttgtagtCCAGTGGTATAGCTACAGTTTTGCCCTAACCCCTCCGGCTTCCTGTGTAAGGTAATGCTTATATGgtggccgccatgttcttgtagCTCACAGCTGTTGTGGAATCTGCTAAGCTCTCCAGATGTCTTCCTACAAATCCCCTAATGCTGGTGAGTCCTGTCAGCCTAGTGAGGTAATACAGGGGAGAGGACGCGACCCCATACTCCCCAAATCTCTGGGAATGTAGGAGAGGTCGGGGGGTGCCCCTGTCTGTAGTCACTACTGCCCCCCAGGACTGAGGCGGGAGCTCTGGTATTACTGGCCTCTGTGTATTTAGGGGTCCGCTCCAGGTTCTGCCTCCATTGTACACAGCAGAGACCTCAATCCGTCCATGGAGGAATCGTCATCTCTGCTCGTGTCCGTAATGTACGAGATTCTTCCTCCACAGGACAATGGTCGTCTCCTACACTGACCCCCGGAGAATGGACCGAAACCAGGTCACCGAGAGGATCCTAAagctggccctggagatcatctacctgctgagcggagaggtgagggattgtgggaaatctgtcccatgagcTGACTCTTCTCTCTAGTAATAACACcggagcggagaggtgagggattgtgggaatgtCTATAGTGATATTTATCAGGGTCTCTCCATACTCAGgactacacagtagtgaagaagacatctgataagtatgtgacccccagCAGCCGCCCCCCCCAtgtgtcaggaggatggagcaggagccCGAGCCCCATCATGGAGCCTTCACCTCACTCACTGATACCTGAGAGCAACAACGAGCAGAAGATCCTGGAGCTGACCAACAAGATGAtctgtctgctgagcggagaggtgagcgctgctgggaatgctgggacattagacACTAACACAAGGGATGATGTGTCTGGAGGATGATAAGGacggtatcattgtgttgtcaggttcctataaggtgtcaggatgtcaccgtctatttctccatggaggagtgggagtatttagaaggacacaaggatctgtacaaggaggtgatgatggacgaCCCCcagaccctcacatcaccaggtaagaggagagatggtagagaggagtatggaggggcccctagatccccccccatcatctgacccccacatcaccaggtaagaggagtgatggtagagagcagtatggaggggcccctagatccccccccccatcatctgacccccacatcaccaggtaagaggagagatggtagagagcagtatggaggggcccctagatcccccccatcatctgacccccacatcaccatgtaagaggagagatggtagagagcagtatggaggggtccctagatcccccccccatcatctgaccctcacatcaccaggtaagaggagtgatggtagagagcagtatggaggggcccctagatcccccccccccatcatctgacccccacatcaccaggtaagaggagtgatggtagagaggagtatggaggggcccctagatcccccccccccccatcatctgaccctcacatcaccaggtaagaggagagatggtagagagcagtatggaggggcccctagatcccccccgcccccatcatctgaccctcacatcaccaggtaagaggagtgatggtagagagcagtatggaggggcccctagatcccccccccatcatctgaccccacatcaccaggtaagaggagagatggtagagagcagtatggaggggcccctagatccccccgcccccatcatctgacccccacatcaccaagtaagaggagagatggtagagagcagtatggaggggcccctagatccccccccatcatctgacccccacatcaccaggtaagaggagtgatggtagagagcagtatggaggggcccctagatcccccccgcccccatcatctgaccctcacatcaccaggtaagaggagagatggtagagagcagtatggaggggcccctagatcccccccatcatctgacccccacatcaccaggtaagaggagagatggtagagaggagtatggaggggcccctagattcccccccccccatcatctgacccccacatcaccaggtaagaggagagatggtagagaggagtatggaggggcccctagatccccccccatcatctgacccccacatcaccaggtaagaggagagatggtagagagcagtatggaggggcccctagatccccccccatcatctgacccccacatcaccaggtaagaggagagatggtagagagcagtatggaggggcccctagatccccccccccatcatctgaccctcacatcaccaggtaagaggagagatggtagagaggagtatggaggggcccctagatcccccccccatcatctgacccccacatcaccaggtaagaggagagatggtagagagcagtatggaggggcccctagatccccccccatcatctgacccccacatcaccaggtaagaggagagatggtagagagcagtatggaggggcccctagatcccccccccccatcatctgacccccacatcaccaggtaagaggagtgatggtagagagcagtatggaggggcccctagatcccccccccccatcatctgaccctcacatcaccaggtaagaggagagatggtagagaggagtatggaggggcccctagatcccccccccatcatctgaccctcacatcaccaggtaagaggagagatggtagagagcagtatggaggggcccctagatccccccccccccatcatctgaccccacatcaccaggtaagaggagagatggtagagagcagtatggaggggcccctagatccccccccccatcatctgacccccacatcaccaggtaagaggagagatggtagagagcagtatggaggggcccctagatcccccccccccatcatctgaccctcacatcaccaggtaagaggagagatggtagagagcagtatggaggggcccctagatccccccccccccatcatctgacccccacatcaccaggtaagaggagagatggtagagagcagtatggaggggcccctagatccccccccatcatctgaccctcacatcaccaggtaagaggagagatggtagagagcagtatggaggggcccctagatccccccccccccatcatctgaccctcacatcaccaggtaagaggagagatggtagagagcagtatggaggggcccctagatcccccccccccatcatctgacccccacatcaccaggtaagaggagagatggtagagagcagtatggaggggcccctagatccccccccccccccatcatctgacccccgcatcaccaggtaagaggagagatggtagagagcagtatggaggggcccctagatccccccccatcatctgacccccacatcaccaggtaagaggagagatggtagagagcagtatggaggggcccctagatcccccccccatcatctgacccccacatcaccaggtaagaggagagatggtagagagcagtatggaggggcccctagatcccccccccatcatctgacccccacatcaccaggtaagaggagagatggtagagagcagtatggaggggcccctagattcccccccccccatcatctgaccctcacatcaccaggtaagaggagagatggtagagagcagtatggaggggcccctagatccccccccatcatctgaccctcacatcaccaggtaagaggagagatggtagagagcagtatggaggggcccctagatcccccccccccatcatctgacccccacatcaccaggtaagaggagagatggtagagagcagtatggaggggcccctagatccccccccatcacatatacacaatgtattcaGTCACTGTGTGTGTCCTACAGATGGATCCAATAAGAGaagccccccggagagatgtccccgtcctctgtacacCCCGGACTGTCCAGGAGAAGACAGTGATGTCCTACATAACGAGGTGATTGGATCTTTAGTGATCTCTCCATCATTCTGCACCATCTTCCTTCTAGAGATTACTTACAATTGAGGTCTTGACTTCTGTAATATCTCCGAGGTTGTAAAGCCGGAAACTGGTAGGAATGTGGTGACGATGTAGAACCATCTGAGCAGTTTGTAGACACCAGCGATGTGATTAGAGCCTTCATGTTTCCTCTTCGGCCTCCATTGTGAGGTGATGATGATGACGAGTCCTTTCTCCAGGCTCACCTTGGACCTTGGTCAGCTTGGACCATTTCTGCTTATCTACAGTCTAATAAGTCCCATCCATTGGATAACCATGAAGTATAATTGGGGTCGCCGTAGTAATCTGAATCGGTACCGCCATTGTGTTACGACAGTATTGTATGTCACGGTTTAACCAGTGAAGGTCCAGGCCGCTCCTGATCACATCGGTAAATAATGAAAAGTCTGAGGGGAAGAACTTGGGAGAGAAGACCCTTATGGGTGACGGCCAAGTTTGCCCCATAAGAGCTAATATGGTTGTCAGTTGTCAGCTCCTTCCTGCATAGACTTTGTAGGTCCCTCCCAGGAGATGAGTCCATGTCGGTCCACTCCGTTACACCTTGTGCTGTTTTTATTTCATGGCATATTAAGGATGAAGACCTGATTATTATGAAAGTGGAAACTATCGGAGGAGCTGCGGAGACTTCTGTGAGGGGCGACCGGCAGCAAGGAGAGGACACGCGGACAGCTAACCATGCCGGTGAGTGTGAAGGTAACTTACACTATTCATGATGACGTGACCCCTTAGTGTCAGGACGTTGTGGGGCCGGTGATGGTTGGGggccttgcagatcagtggggcgCACCAGTAACCAACATGATATGATAAGGCAGATTATAGACTTGGGTTGTGTTGCCTGGAAAGATGTCGGGGGATGTGACCATTTATATCCCGACCTTGATCATTTGGATGTCTTGTATTTCATAGACCCCACTGGACCCAACCGCAGCACACGGGGTCGGCCTCCTGCCCTCGACACTATAGACCTAACATCTGACCCCGCTAATGATGACGAAGCTTTTGCAAACTTACCAGTCCTCTCTGTCCAGACAATAAGAGACTTCAGTCTTACGTGTTCAGAGTGCGGGAGATGTTTTACCCAGAATTCCGATTTTGTCAGACACCAGCGGTCGCACACAGCGGAGAAGCCGCACTCCTGCtgcgaatgtgggaaatgcttcacAAAGAAAGCCAACCTCTTCAGACACAGAAGACTCCACACGGGCGAAAGGACGTTCTCATGTTCTGTGTGTGGGAAACGTTTCTTACAGCCGTCACTTCTGGAGAGACATCAGAGGATTCACATCAATGAGAAACCTTTTGCGTGTTCAGAGTGCGGGAAGTGTTATGCGTGGAAGTCAGAACTTTCTAGACATCAACGAATACACATAGGAGAGAAACCATttccatgtccagaatgtgggaaatgctttagacAGAAGTCCGACCTCGTGAGACACCAGAGAATCCACCggggagagaagccattctcatgtcctCAGTGCAATAAAAAGTTTACCCAGAAATCAGCGCTTATCAATCATCAAAGACTTCACACCGGAGAGAAGCCCTTCTCATGTTCTCAGTGCGGAAAGCGATTTATACAACAGTCGCTCCTCGAGAGACATGAAAGGGTCCACAttggagagaagccattctcatgctcCGAGTGCGGCAAATGTTTCTTGCTGAAATCAGAACTTGGTcgacatcagaaaattcacattGGTGAGAAGCCCTTCACCTGCTCAGAGTGTGGCAAATGCTTTGCCCAGAAATCGGATCTGGTCAGACACCAGAGAGTGCACACCGGGGAGAAGCCGTATTCCTGCCCGCAGTGCGGCAAGTACTTTACACAGAAATCTACCGTAATCtaccatcagagaactcacacaggagagaagcccttCTCATGTTCGGAGTGCGGGAAATGCTTTGCGCGGAAGTCATTGCTTCTTAATCATCAATTCATTCACAGCGATGAGAATCAATGGATCTCAAAATCTGGAAGCGGCTTACAAAAAGATCCGATAGTGAGTGGAGACCTCCGACATAT from Leptodactylus fuscus isolate aLepFus1 unplaced genomic scaffold, aLepFus1.hap2 HAP2_SCAFFOLD_992, whole genome shotgun sequence carries:
- the LOC142189541 gene encoding uncharacterized protein LOC142189541 isoform X1, with the protein product MVVSYTDPRRMDRNQVTERILKLALEIIYLLSGEDYTVVKKTSDKYVTPSSRPPHVSGGWSRSPSPIMEPSPHSLIPESNNEQKILELTNKMICLLSGEVPIRCQDVTVYFSMEEWEYLEGHKDLYKEVMMDDPQTLTSPDGSNKRSPPERCPRPLYTPDCPGEDSDVLHNEDEDLIIMKVETIGGAAETSVRGDRQQGEDTRTANHAGECEDPTGPNRSTRGRPPALDTIDLTSDPANDDEAFANLPVLSVQTIRDFSLTCSECGRCFTQNSDFVRHQRSHTAEKPHSCCECGKCFTKKANLFRHRRLHTGERTFSCSVCGKRFLQPSLLERHQRIHINEKPFACSECGKCYAWKSELSRHQRIHIGEKPFPCPECGKCFRQKSDLVRHQRIHRGEKPFSCPQCNKKFTQKSALINHQRLHTGEKPFSCSQCGKRFIQQSLLERHERVHIGEKPFSCSECGKCFLLKSELGRHQKIHIGEKPFTCSECGKCFAQKSDLVRHQRVHTGEKPYSCPQCGKYFTQKSTVIYHQRTHTGEKPFSCSECGKCFARKSLLLNHQFIHSDENQWISKSGSGLQKDPIVSGDLRHI
- the LOC142189541 gene encoding uncharacterized protein LOC142189541 isoform X2, which gives rise to MVVSYTDPRRMDRNQVTERILKLALEIIYLLSGEDYTVVKKTSDKYVTPSSRPPHVSGGWSRSPSPIMEPSPHSLIPESNNEQKILELTNKMICLLSGEVPIRCQDVTVYFSMEEWEYLEGHKDLYKEVMMDDPQTLTSPDGSNKRSPPERCPRPLYTPDCPGEDSDVLHNEDEDLIIMKVETIGGAAETSVRGDRQQGEDTRTANHADPTGPNRSTRGRPPALDTIDLTSDPANDDEAFANLPVLSVQTIRDFSLTCSECGRCFTQNSDFVRHQRSHTAEKPHSCCECGKCFTKKANLFRHRRLHTGERTFSCSVCGKRFLQPSLLERHQRIHINEKPFACSECGKCYAWKSELSRHQRIHIGEKPFPCPECGKCFRQKSDLVRHQRIHRGEKPFSCPQCNKKFTQKSALINHQRLHTGEKPFSCSQCGKRFIQQSLLERHERVHIGEKPFSCSECGKCFLLKSELGRHQKIHIGEKPFTCSECGKCFAQKSDLVRHQRVHTGEKPYSCPQCGKYFTQKSTVIYHQRTHTGEKPFSCSECGKCFARKSLLLNHQFIHSDENQWISKSGSGLQKDPIVSGDLRHI